The Pleurodeles waltl isolate 20211129_DDA chromosome 6, aPleWal1.hap1.20221129, whole genome shotgun sequence genome has a segment encoding these proteins:
- the LOC138300815 gene encoding cornifin-A-like, translating to MTSHEAEYKISTFGLPRYRSDSPSSCVSSSSRQCHTVPERTMSAKGGGHHHQKTQCNDPCQQTNPCQDPCAPVQQCQDNSQKCAPVDPCNPCIPDPCQDQQRPGHYIGGKK from the exons ATGACTAGCCACGAAGCAGAGTATAAAATCAGCACCTTTGGACTGCCCCGCTACAGATCAGACAGCCCGTCTTCCTGCGTTTCTTCCTCAAGCAGGCAGTGCCACACCGTGCCCGAGAGAACCATGTCTGCCAAGGgcggaggacaccaccaccagaagaCGCAGTGCAATGATCCCTGCCAACAGACAAACCCCTGCCAGGACC CATGTGCACCCGTGCAGCAGTGCCAGGACAACTCACAGAAGTGCGCTCCAG TGGATCCCTGCAATCCATGCATACCTGATCCCTGCCAAGACCAGCAAAGGCCAGGACACTATATCGGAGGCAAGAAGTGA